The following are encoded together in the Drosophila takahashii strain IR98-3 E-12201 chromosome X, DtakHiC1v2, whole genome shotgun sequence genome:
- the LOC108057715 gene encoding small ribosomal subunit protein uS11A yields MAPRKAKVQKEEVQVQLGPQVRDGEIVFGVAHIYASFNDTFVHVTDLSGRETIARVTGGMKVKADRDEASPYAAMLAAQDVAEKCKTLGITALHIKLRATGGNKTKTPGPGAQSALRALARSSMKIGRIEDVTPIPSDSTRRKGGRRGRRL; encoded by the exons ATGGCACCCAGGAAGGCTAAAGTTCAGAAGGAGGAGGTGCAGGTCCAGCTGGGACCCCAGGTGCGCGACGGCGAGATCGTGTTCGGAGTGGCCCACATCTATGCCAGCTTCAACGACACCTTCGTCCACGTTACGGATCTGTCCGGACGCGAGACCATCGCCCGTGTGACCGGCGGCATGAAGGTGAAGGCCGATCGTGACGAGGCTTCGCCCTACGCCGCTATGTTGGCTGCCCAG GATGTGGCCGAGAAGTGCAAGACCCTGGGCATCACCGCCCTGCACATCAAGCTGCGCGCCACCGGCGGCAACAAGACCAAGACCCCCGGACCCGGCGCCCAGTCCGCCCTGCGCGCCCTGGCCCGTTCGTCGATGAAGATTGGCCGCATCGAGGATGTGACCCCCATCCCATCCGACTCCACCCGCAGGAAGGGCGGTCGCCGTGGTCGTCGTCTGTAA
- the LOC108057726 gene encoding small ribosomal subunit protein uS11A-like, translating into MAPRKAKVQKEEVQVQLGPQVRDGEVVFGVAHIYASFNDTFVHVTDLSGRETIARVTGGMKVKADRDEASPYAAMLAAQDVAEKCKLLGITALNIKLRATGGNKTKTPGPGAQSALRALARSSMKIGRIEDVTPIPSDSTRRKGGRRGRRL; encoded by the exons ATGGCTCCCAGGAAGGCTAAAGTTCAGAAGGAGGAGGTGCAGGTCCAGCTGGGCCCCCAGGTTCGCGACGGAGAGGTCGTGTTCGGAGTGGCCCATATCTACGCTAGCTTCAACGACACGTTCGTGCACGTCACGGATCTGTCCGGACGCGAGACCATTGCCCGCGTCACCGGAGGCATGAAGGTCAAGGCCGATCGTGACGAGGCTTCGCCCTACGCCGCTATGTTGGCCGCCCAG GACGTGGCTGAGAAGTGCAAGCTGCTGGGAATCACCGCTCTGAACATCAAGCTGCGCGCCACCGGCGGCAACAAGACCAAGACCCCCGGACCCGGCGCCCAGTCCGCCCTGCGCGCCCTGGCCCGTTCCTCCATGAAGATCGGCCGCATCGAGGACGTGACCCCCATCCCATCGGACTCCACCCGCAGGAAGGGCGGTCGCCGTGGTCGTCGTCTGTAA